From Chryseobacterium camelliae:
TTTCATAAGCGTTCTAAAACTTCTATAAAAATAGGGTTTTTAAATGATTTCGGTTTTATTTTTGATGCGGATAATTTCCAGTACTAACTTTTAATGGGTATTATATTATGAAGAAATTGGTTTTAATCTTAATGGTTGTATTCGCGGGAATCACAGCCAACGCACAGGCATGGACAGGTAAAGGAGATCAGAAAATCCAGCTGGGCCTTAATGCATGGGGCTATGGAACCGGGGTAACCGGAACCTATGATTACGGGCTCAACAAACTTATTTCCATAGGAGCAGGACTGAATGCTTATTTTGACGGGTATAAGGATAATGATAAAGACAACCGTGTTTTTGTTTTCGGACGGCTGAACTTCCACCTTCAGGAAGCACTGGACCTTCCTGAAAAATGGGACATATATCCTGGAGTTGACCTTGGTGTCTTAGGCAAGGACTTCGGTATCGGGGCACACATCGGAGCCCGTTACTTCTTTAACGACAGGATCGGGGTATTTGCAGAAGTGGGCAATAATGGCAGCCTGGGAGTATCGTTCAATTTGTAATTCAGCAAGAAATATATGACAAAGCTTCTCATTTAGAGGAGCTTTTTTATTTGGCAT
This genomic window contains:
- a CDS encoding DUF6646 family protein, with protein sequence MKKLVLILMVVFAGITANAQAWTGKGDQKIQLGLNAWGYGTGVTGTYDYGLNKLISIGAGLNAYFDGYKDNDKDNRVFVFGRLNFHLQEALDLPEKWDIYPGVDLGVLGKDFGIGAHIGARYFFNDRIGVFAEVGNNGSLGVSFNL